In the genome of Amaranthus tricolor cultivar Red isolate AtriRed21 chromosome 15, ASM2621246v1, whole genome shotgun sequence, one region contains:
- the LOC130801828 gene encoding uncharacterized protein LOC130801828, with translation MASTKSWLQSLRRYIKAPWEITGPCASPEYKSAVPKATEYRPFCPASEIQQAIVPTANPDTVFDIKYFTRDQRRNRPPIKRTILKKADVEKMMKEKTFGTSDFPIPYLTATIEEDMNTHGGGYQK, from the coding sequence ATGGCGTCAACAAAATCATGGCTGCAATCACTTCGACGCTACATAAAAGCGCCATGGGAGATCACAGGTCCCTGCGCATCTCCAGAGTACAAATCTGCAGTTCCAAAAGCGACGGAATACCGTCCTTTCTGCCCCGCGTCGGAAATTCAGCAAGCCATTGTTCCAACCGCTAATCCTGACACTGTCTTTGATATCAAGTATTTCACTCGCGACCAGCGTCGCAATCGCCCTCCAATCAAGCGTACTATTCTCAAGAAAGCAGATGTTGAAAAGATGATGAAAGAGAAAACTTTCGGGACGTCCGATTTTCCTATCCCTTATTTGACTGCTACGATTGAGGAGGATATGAATACTCATGGTGGTGGTTACCAGAAatag